AGCTTAGCAATGATCTGGGTAATCTTTTAAGCCGCATAGTGGGCATGAGCGAAAAATACTCGGACTTTGAGATAAAGGGCGAAAATTTACGCAAATTTTACGGCGAGGTTTTAGATAGCGGCAATGAATACCTGCAAAACGCTATCAAAAATTTAGAAAGTTTCGCCACAAACCGCTATCTTGAGGAGCTATTTAAGGCGCTAACGCTCGCAAACGCTTCGATAGCTAAATTTGAGCCGTGGAATCTAATCAAAAGCGGCAAAAAAGACGAAGCAAACGCGCTCGTGTCGCTGTGCGCGAACCTGCTAGCTCGCGTAGCCGTACTGCTAAGCCCTGCGATGCCAAAAACCTGCGAAAAGATCGCGCAGACGCTAGGTTTTGAGATCTCGACGGCTACTTATAAAAAAATCATCCTAAACAACGAAATTTTGGACTTTAAAGCGCAAAAAACGCAGCCGCTTTTCCCAAAAATCGAAAAAGAGCTGATGGCTACTGCGGTGCCAAGCGTGAGCGAACCTGCCAAAACCGCCCCTGCGCCGCAAGAAAAATCAGACACGAAAATAAAAATCGATGACTTTAAAAAATGCGTTATAAAAGTAGGCACGGTGCTTGAGTGCTCAAATATCGAAGGTAGCGAGAAGTTGCTTAAATTTAAGATTGATCTAGGCGAAGAGCAACCGCGTCAAATTTTATCGGGCATAGCCAAATTTTACGCTCCGGCGGACCTCGTCGGCAAGCAGGTCTGCGTGCTGGCAAACCTAAAACCCGCTAAAATTTTCGGTCACATATCAGAGGGTATGATCCTTAGCGCCGAGGATGGGTCGCTGTGCCTCATCGCACCGATGGCTGCGGTCAAAAACGGCTCGGAAATAGGCTAAAACCGCGTGAATATCGAAAACCTAAGGCGCCTCATCAACGGCGAAGCGCTAAATAAACCAAGCGTCAGCGCCGTGGAGGGCTTTGCGTTTGAGAGTAAAAACGTGCGTCAGGGCTACGCCTACATCGGGCTTGGCGCAGGCGCGGACGAGATAGCCGCGGCGGTCGCAAACGGCGCCTATGCCGTACTCGTCGAGCAAAGATGCGAGGTCATCGATCCCGAGGTAGCCTTTATCAAGGTCGATAGTCTGAGTGCCGCGCTGATGCGGCTAATGCGCTTTGAGGCTAGCTATAAAAATCTCAAATTTTGCTCCGTTAATCTCGTACAAAAAGCCTTACTCGCGCGCATGAGTCTGGGTAAAAACGCCGATGGCAACGCGGCTAGCTTGCTGCCAGAGGATGCGATGCGGCTTTTTATAAAGATAATGAAAGCGGGCGCAGGGGATCTGTTTTTCACCGACGATCTTAAAATTTTATCCAAGATCGCGCCGTTATACGATACCGTTTTTAGCGATGTGGATGCGGTTTGCGCGCAGGGCGGCTCGCTGTTTGCCTCTAGCGTCGTTTGCGAGGGCGTTTACTATCCAAACTTAAATTTTCCTAAAGTTTTCACGCACTACCTGTGTGGGCTCTTAAAGTATCTGATCCGCGCTGGCTTTTCTTTTAAGCTTGGCGATACGCGAAATTTGGGGCATTTTGAGCCTGTTTTTATAAATAAAAATTTTCGCGTCGTGCCTTTTGGCGCTAGCTCTCAAGCCTTTATCACAGAGAGCGACGACGAGCTTTTTGATATGGAGGCGGCGTTTCTAGGGCGAAATTTTAGCGGCGGTATCGAGATCTGCGTGCCTGAGGATTTTGCTGGAAGCGCGACTGCTACGATGAGATTTAAGGATCTTGCCGAGCTAAAAAATCTTTCAAATTTTCACTACGCGCTCGTTAAATGCCAAAAAGAGGAGCTTGAAGCGATGCTAAATTTAGCCGCGCCAGAGCCTGATTTGTTCGGCGAAACTTTATAAAAAGCTTAAATTTAGTGCGAGCTTGGCGGCTTTATCTACTGCAAATTTGACTCAATCCTTAAAATCATACGTTTTATAGTCTCGAATTTGCCGCTAAATTTGACGCATAAGAATGTTTAAAAGCAGGAAAGCATTAAATAAACATTCTTGCCGCGAGGCATGCCGCGGTCGCTTTGCATGGGTGGTTGGAGTGTCGGCACAGATGCGAGAGAATTTAAAGTAGGCGTTTTGTTTTTAGTTTTTAAAAGTGGATATTGCCAAATACTTACCGTCTAAAATCCGTAAAACCGCCGCCGCGATCAAATTTGACGAAAAAACGGCAGTAGAACGGCGGGCGCATTTTGACGTGTAAATTTGATTTGGGCTAAATTCGCCGGCAGAGCTGCGCCGATTTTTAGAAGTTTTATTTTAGATTTACGTACTTTATCCTATCTTTTTCGCCCGCAAGCTCAAATCCTCGTAGTCTCAAGCGGCAGCTGTCACATTCGCCGCAGGCCTCGTCCTCGCGCTCATAGCAGCTCCATGTTAGCTCTAGCGGCGAGCCGGCCTCCAGCGACTTTCGCACGATGTCAGCCTTGCTTAAATTTACCAGCGGCGTTACGATGCGCAGGCTAAAATCCTTTGAGGTGCCGGCATTTACGGCGCTTTCTATCTTACTGATAAAATCCGCCGTGCAGTCGGGGTAGCCCGAGCCGTCCTCCTCGACGATGCCGATGTATAGCGCTTGCGCGCCTTCTTTTTCGGCCAGCGCGGCGGCGATAGAGATAAAGATGCCGTTACGAAACGGCACGTAGGTGCTAGGAGTGTCGGCTTTGGCGCCGTCCTTGCGGATCTCAAGGCTCTCGTCGGTTAGTGCGTTGCCGCCGATACTTGCTATAAAATGAGCGTCTAAATTTACCTTTTTTAGCGCACCGATACGCTCGCATATCTGCTCAAAGGCTAGCTTTTCGCGCTTCATCGTGCGCTGCCCGTAGTCAAAATGCAGCGCGATGATCTCGTAGCCTGCGCGCTTAGCGAGGACGGCGCACAGCGTGCTGTCCATGCCGCCGCTCATTATGCAAACCGCTTTTTTCACTTTTTCTCCTTTTTTCAGCTTGTCTTTTGAGTGCTTTTTGCGGATTTCGTTAAAATTTGACTCGATAGACTACATGC
This region of Campylobacter showae CSUNSWCD genomic DNA includes:
- the queC gene encoding 7-cyano-7-deazaguanine synthase QueC — encoded protein: MKKAVCIMSGGMDSTLCAVLAKRAGYEIIALHFDYGQRTMKREKLAFEQICERIGALKKVNLDAHFIASIGGNALTDESLEIRKDGAKADTPSTYVPFRNGIFISIAAALAEKEGAQALYIGIVEEDGSGYPDCTADFISKIESAVNAGTSKDFSLRIVTPLVNLSKADIVRKSLEAGSPLELTWSCYEREDEACGECDSCRLRLRGFELAGEKDRIKYVNLK